A region from the Vicia villosa cultivar HV-30 ecotype Madison, WI linkage group LG3, Vvil1.0, whole genome shotgun sequence genome encodes:
- the LOC131662569 gene encoding probable arabinosyltransferase ARAD1 codes for MSEKSMVPSRLMFCVMLISMFLLVLSSLFLLQFSSHSFIPRSVLELIIVNNSSFYFTPDFKREQIVLPTDSSEDLKFQKLKPRESDWKVSNSSEREHSVEQEMNMACDPNRALLKVFMYDLPPEFHFGLLGWKGSVNQTWPNVDNPSRVPRYPGGLNLQHSIEYWLTLDILSSENAKTGRPCTAIRVRNSTQADIIFVPFFSSLSYNRHSKVQGEGQVSVNKMLQDRLVRFLRGRKEWKRAGGKNHLIVAHHPNSLLDARRNLASAMLVLADFGRYPAELANIKKDIVAPYKHLVSTIPRAESPSYDERSTLVYFQGAIYRKDGGVIRQELYYLLKDEKDVHFAFGSIGGNGVNQASQGMSTSKFCLNIAGDTPSSNRLFDAIVSHCVPVIISDEIELPYEDVLDYSEFSLFVRAADAIKKGYLLKFLHKIKREEWTKMWERLKEITHHYEYQYPSQPGDAVNMIWQEVARKKSSIQFNSHRKNRYNRSQLLIKTN; via the exons ATGTCAGAGAAGAGTATGGTTCCCTCTAGGTTAATGTTTTGTGTGATGCTTATTTCTATGTTCCTTTTGGTTCTGTCTTCTCTTTTCCTACTTCAGTTTAGTAGTCATTCTTTTATACCTAGATCAGTTTTGGAGCTTATCATTGTCAATAACTCATCGTTTTACTTTACACCCGATTTCAAGAGGGAACAAATCGTGCTCCCTACCGATTCTTCTGAggatttaaaatttcaaaagttgAAACCTAGAGAATCTGATTGGAAAGTTTCCAATTCGAGCGAGAGAGAACATTCTGTAGAACAAGAAATGAATATGGCATGTGACCCGAATCGGGCTCTATTGAAAGTATTCATGTATGACTTGCCTCCGGAATTTCACTTCGGGTTATTGGGTTGGAAGGGAAGTGTAAATCAAACATGGCCTAATGTGGATAACCCCAGTCGTGTCCCACGTTATCCCGGGGGACTTAATTTGCAGCACAGTATTGAATATTGGCTCACACTtgatattctatcatcagaaaaTGCAAAAACTGGTCGGCCTTGTACTGCAATTAGAGTTCGGAATTCAACTCAAGCAGATATAATCTTCGTTCCGTTTTTCTCTTCTCTGAGTTACAATCGGCATTCCAAGGTTCAAGGGGAGGGACAAGTTAGTGTTAACAAAATGTTGCAAGACAGATTGGTACGTTTCTTGAGAGGGCGCAAAGAATGGAAACGTGCAGGTGGGAAGAATCATCTGATTGTAGCTCACCATCCTAACAGCTTGTTGGATGCGCGAAGAAACTTGGCTTCTGCTATGCTTGTGCTTGCAGATTTCGGAAGGTATCCTGCTGAGTTAGCAAACATCAAGAAAGATATAGTAGCTCCCTATAAACATTTGGTGAGTACTATTCCAAGAGCAGAATCACCTTCATATGACGAACGATCCACACTTGTGTATTTCCAGGGGGCGATATACAGAAAAGAT GGAGGAGTAATTCGTCAAGAACTGTATTACCTTCTCAAAGATGAGAAAGATGTGCATTTTGCATTCGGAAGCATAGGAGGAAACGGTGTTAATCAGGCAAGCCAGGGCATGTCGACGTCCAAATTCTGCCTTAACATAGCCGGAGATACTCCATCTTCCAATCGACTCTTTGATGCCATAGTAAGCCATTGTGTTCCCGTGATCATCAGTGATGAAATTGAGCTACCCTACGAAGATGTTTTGGACTACTCTGAGTTTTCCTTGTTTGTTCGCGCCGCTGATGCCATAAAGAAAGGCTACCTGTTGAAATTCCTTCATAAAATCAAGCGCGAGGAATGGACCAAGATGTGGGAAAGATTGAAGGAGATTACGCACCACTACGAGTATCAATATCCATCCCAGCCCGGGGATGCAGTGAACATGATTTGGCAGGAAGTTGCGCGGAAGAAATCTTCAATTCAGTTCAATTCACACAGAAAGAACAGATACAATAGATCTCAGCTTCTTATCAAGACTAACTGA
- the LOC131659334 gene encoding uncharacterized protein LOC131659334: MKEGILFTLIQFYDPLYHCFTFPDYQLLPTLKEYACIIGLPITGRIPFTSLEEDTKIHDITKFTHLRKDEIEKNMVTKGGLPGLPAQFLIEKSLTFSKERKVDDSEAVFVLLVYRLFLFPNIDNFVDMNVIKGNLVPTLLGKTYYSIHLRNYYGKGMITCCTPLLYKWMKTLDSSGDFPNVPFLGTKGGINYSPVLTRRQFGFPIEKRPKNILLDGFFFEEGIENKEFREWIANVWHPSHRK; this comes from the exons ATGAAGGAAGGGATTCTCTTCACATTGATCCAATTCTATGATCCCTTGTATCATTGTTTTACCTTCCCTGATTATCAACTTTTACCAACCTTGAAAGAATATGCATGTATCATAGGATTGCCCATTACTGGAAGGATTCCCTTTACTAGTTTGGAAGAAGATACCAAGATTCATGACATTACAAAGTTCACCCACTTAAGGAAGGATGAAATTGAGAAGAATATGGTTACCAAAGGAGGATTACCTGGGTTACCTGCTCAGTTTTTGATAGAGAAATCTCTCACCTTTTCAAAGGAAAGAAAGGTGGATGACTCTGAAGCTGTCTTTGTCCTGCTTGTCTATAGATTGTTCTTGTTCCCAAATattgacaactttgttgatatgaatgTAATTAAAGGAAACCTTGTTCCTACTTTGCTTGGGAAAACTTACTATTCCATTCACTTGAGAAATTACTATGGAAAGGGAATGATCACGTGTTGTACTCCTTTGCTATACAAGTG GATGAAGACCCTGGATAGTTCTGGTGATTTTCCTAATGTACCTTTTCTTGGTACAAAGGGAGGAATCAATTATAGCCCTGTTTTAACTCGTCGTCAATTTGGTTTTCCTATAGAAAAAAGACCAAAGAATATCTTATTAGATGGATTCTTCTTTGAAGAAGGGATAGAAAACAAAGAGTTTAGAGAATGGATTGCTAATGTTTGGCATCCAAgtcatagaaaataa